The Porphyrobacter sp. HT-58-2 genome segment GTTCTCGTCGAACTGCACCGCAAGGACGTTGTGAACGCGGATTCGCGGCCGGTTGAAAGGGCGCTGTCCGGTGATGCTCGAGACGTAATACCAGGTCGGCTTCCCGAACTGGCTGGTGAAGGTCGGCCGGCCGAGCGTGCCTTCGACCGATTGCTGGTTGTCAATGCGCGGCTGGATCGCGTCGGTCAGCACCGGATCGACGATATAGCCCCGCGATTCGCGGATCGCCGAGCAGCCGGGCAGCAGCACTGTCACAGCCGCAACCAGCACTGCCGCGCGCAACCTGTTCGAGCCGGAATTTTTCACGCCTGCCTTCGTCATTTGCGCCAAACCGTGTCCGTCCCGTCCTATGGTGCGCGCAGCCGCGCTCTTGTCCCTTGGGCGTGGTGCTTTAAGGGGCTAGTCGCAAGCTTGCAACGCACCATGTGCCAAACCGGTGGGCGAGGCGGGTTGAACCGCGCTTGAACGCATCCGGGCTTCGTGCGTTGGCGTATCGAGGGCGGGGCTTCCAGCCCATGATGAACACAGCTATTCTGCAACACGCGCAAAAGGGTTTGCACGCCATGTCCTTCCTCTCCCGCCTGCTCGGC includes the following:
- a CDS encoding outer membrane protein assembly factor BamE — translated: MTKAGVKNSGSNRLRAAVLVAAVTVLLPGCSAIRESRGYIVDPVLTDAIQPRIDNQQSVEGTLGRPTFTSQFGKPTWYYVSSITGQRPFNRPRIRVHNVLAVQFDENGRVVDVSRSGIEKVVFLDPNGNKTPTLGRERGFLEDLFGNIGQVGGGGLPGGAPGGGPNGQ